In the Hordeum vulgare subsp. vulgare chromosome 7H, MorexV3_pseudomolecules_assembly, whole genome shotgun sequence genome, one interval contains:
- the LOC123413482 gene encoding UPF0057 membrane protein At2g24040-like, whose product MTLGSWCRRCPELLCVVVLPPLGVYLRHGCYTMGFWISVLLTILGYLLFFLEAHFFMGYALCVVYAVWFLVHVYRDGLPHNGDDYDDDDDEPTGATANLSYVFVA is encoded by the exons ATGACGTTGGGCTCTTGGTGCCGCCGGTGCCCGGAGCTCCTGTGCGTCGTCGTCCTCCCGCCGCTCGGCGTCTACCTCCGCCACGGCTGCTACACC ATGGGGTTCTGGATCAGCGTGCTGCTCACCATCCTCGGTTACCTCCTGTTCTTTCTCGAGGCCCACTTCTTCATGGGCTACGCCTTATGCGTCGTGTACGCCGTCTGGTTCCTCGTCCACGTCTACCGTGACGGCCTCCCCCACAACGGCGAcgactatgatgatgatgatgatgagcccACAGGTGCCACCGCAAACCTATCCTACGTCTTCGTTGCCTGA